ACTCCTTAGGATTATTGACATTTGGATGATCGGTGGATAAGACCTCAATACGTGCACGAAATTGGAAACAGATCACTCTTTCAGACTTTCTTTTCCTCGATCATAAAGAGTTGCGGCGACAAGTAAGGATCAATTCTAAAACCCCCTTTTACAATTTGAATCTCTctgtttttttcgttttttatatatatgtgttgTGGTTTACTTTCTTTTTTGTCTTATGGAGATTCTTGAAAAACCCCTTCTCGTTTTTGAATGATTTGTGTTCTCTGATGAAGGGGTATTGTACCGATTAATAATATAGTTGTTGAATTTCAAGGTATATGGCTACGTTTGTGGAGCCACCGAACGGAATCAGATCGATGGGAAAGCATTACTATACAATGTGGCAAACTCTGTTTGAAGTTGATACTAAATATGTCCCAATCAAGCCGATTGGGCGAGGTGCTTATGGTGTTGTGTGTTCTTCGATTAACCGAGAGACTAACGAGAAAGTGGCGATCAAGAAAATTCATAATGTGTTTGAGAATCGTACGGACGCCATGAGAACACTGAGAGAGCTGAAGCTTTTGAGGCATATACGACATGAGAATGTGATTGCTTTGAAGGATGTGATGATGCCAATTCATAGGAAAAACTTTAAAGATGTTTATTTGGTTTATGAACTCATGGATACAGATCTTCATCAGATTATCAAGTCCCCTCAGCCACTCTCCCATGATCATTGCAAGTACTTTATCTATCAGGTATATATTCTTTGTATTATGTTTTCTGATTTCTCATTTGATTTGGCTTTTGTTCATCTCTCTGAGGTTTCTCTTGAAAAAGTAATATGGGTTTATAATATAGTTTTTGTTTTGTGTGTTTCAAGGAAGAAAAAGACTTTTATATGATAGATATGGTGTATGTATACTTTTATAGGCAAAGATAATAGAGGGAGTTCATTGTAAAAATGGTAAATCTTTTGTTTGATCTTAATTTAAATGGCTTGATGTTGCTGCATTTTAGTTTCTTATAAGCTATTGTTGTTGCAACGATTTTGTTTCGATATATGACTGATAAAGGGGAGTCTTAAGAGAGTTGCAACAGAAACTTTGTATACATATCAAATTTGATGCCTTACTAAACTCCAAGGTTTGATTATGACATTTCTTCTTATGTATTACAGTTGCTTTGCGGGTTGCAGCATCTTCATTCAGCTAACATTCTTCACCGGGACTTGAAGCCCGGGAACCTCCTTGTCAATGCTAACTGTGATCTTAAGATATGCGATTTTGGGTTAGCACGAACTAGCATGGGCCATGATCAGTTCATGACTGAGTATGTTGTTACTCGCTGGTATCGGGCTCCAGAACTTCTTCTCTGCTGTGACAACTATGGGACTTCCATTGATGTATGGTCTGTGGGATGCATCTTTGCTGAGATTCTTGGTCGGCAACCTATCTTCCCAGGGACGGAGTGCCTCAACCAACTTA
This region of Cucumis melo cultivar AY chromosome 7, USDA_Cmelo_AY_1.0, whole genome shotgun sequence genomic DNA includes:
- the LOC103493211 gene encoding mitogen-activated protein kinase 7, with translation MATFVEPPNGIRSMGKHYYTMWQTLFEVDTKYVPIKPIGRGAYGVVCSSINRETNEKVAIKKIHNVFENRTDAMRTLRELKLLRHIRHENVIALKDVMMPIHRKNFKDVYLVYELMDTDLHQIIKSPQPLSHDHCKYFIYQLLCGLQHLHSANILHRDLKPGNLLVNANCDLKICDFGLARTSMGHDQFMTEYVVTRWYRAPELLLCCDNYGTSIDVWSVGCIFAEILGRQPIFPGTECLNQLNLIITILGSPKEADVQFIDNVKARNYIKSLPFSRGIRLSHLYPQAEPLAIDLLQKMLVFDPTKRITVDEALQHPYMSGLYDPKFNSPVEVPLNLDIDDSLGEPKIREMMLNEMLYYHPEAVEAVSTFS